CGACGGCGCGCCGGTTCTACTCGCCGATCAGGACCGCACCCGCTGGAGCCGCGTACTCATCCTGCGCGGCTTCGACGCCGTCCAGCAGGCAGGCGACGGTCCGTACGCTCTCCAGGCTGCGATCGCCGGTTGCCACGCGAACGCTCCGACGTACGCCGACACCGACTGGCCGACGATTGCCAGGCTCTACGCCCGCCTCGGCGCCCTGATGCCGTCGCCGATCGTCGAGCTCAACCGTGCGGTCGCGGTCGCCGAAGTCGACGGACCGGAGGCGGCCCTGCAGATCGTCGACTCCCTCGCAAGCGACCCAACGCTCGCGTCGTATCACCTGCTGCCCAGCGTCCGTGGAGACCTGCTCGCGCGCCTCGGCAGGGGCGTCGAGGCACGAGCCGAACTAGACCGGGCGGCCTCGCTGGCGCGCAATGCCCGCGAGCAGGAACTACTGCGCACGAAGTCCGAGCGAGTCGCCGGCACCGTGTGACACCACCGCTCGGCCGATGTTTCACCAGTGACCTAACGGGAATGATTGCGGGCCGGGACTATCCCTGCCGCGCGGACGGTCTATCGTCGGCGCGGCACACAACACCGAAGGCCGACTCGACGAGGAGCTGTCGTGGGCAAGAAGAGTGGAATGCTGGTCGTGTCGATCGCGACCATGACCGGACTTGCGGTCCTGAACCCGGCGTCGGCGACATCGGCCTCCGACGCCGCCCCCGGCGGTGACTCGCCCGCCGCTTCGTCAACTGCCCGCGAACGGATGAGTTTCTACGACTCGCGCGAGGGCACGCCGGCGCACCAGGTCGCCACCGCGCACGAGACCGCGACCGCAAAACAGAGCGCGAACGTACGTGCCCTCCGCCGCTCGGTCGGCACCGACGCCGAGGTCTCGATCGACCCGGTCACCGGCACTCCTCGAAACCTCGCGAGCCGCGACGGGTACCTCACGTCGCCGAGCTCCGCACCCGCGCGCAGGGTGGCGATGTCGTACGTGCGCCAGCACATCAACGCCCTTGGCCTGACCCGCGACGATCTCTCCTCCTTCCATCTGCGCAAGTCGTACACCGACTCCGTCGGCACCACTCACCTCGCCTGGCAGCAGCTCGTCGACGGCATCCCGGTGTTCGGCAACGGACTCGAGGCGCATGTGACGAGCTCAGGCGAGCTCATCTCGCTGCAGGGTTCACCCGTCTCCGGCATCGCGGACCTCTCCGCCGATGAGTCTTCGACACCAGCGATCTCCGCCGGCGATGCCCGCAGCGATGCCGCCGACGACGTCGGTGGCGAGGCCGACGCCTCGGCCGCGAAGCGCTCGACTCGCTCGACGAGCACCGTCTGGAACAACGGCGACCGCGCCGGCCTCGTCTGGTTCGCCGACGGCGACGACGTACGCCTCGGCTGGAGTACGTACACCCAAGCCGGCGACACGCTCGCGTACTCGCATGTTCTCGACGCCACTGACGGCGACGTGCTGTACCGCCGCGACCTCGTCGATTTCGAGAAGGGCGACGCGTGGACGTACCCGAACTACCCGGGTGCCAAGCGCGGCGGCGATGCGACGAAGGTCAACGTCTTCAAGAAGAGCTGGCTCAAGCGCGGCGCGAAGTGGCTGAACGGCAAGTTCGCCATTGCGTGGAGCGATGTCGATGACAACAACCAGGTCACCAAGGCCGAGAAGACACCCGTACCCGGCACCAAGAAGCACCCACAGTTCAAGCTGAAGCCGATCAAGGCCGGCAACAAGCTGTGCAAGAGCTTCGTCTGCACCTGGGACCCCGAGACTCCCAACTCGTGGAAGAAGAACCGCAAGGCAGATGTCACGAATGCGTTCGTGACCGCGAGCAAGTTCCACGACTATCTGGCGAAGGCGCCCTTCGGATTCACTGGTGCCGCAGGCAACTTCGAGGCGAACGACCGCGACCCCGTGCTGCTGAACGCACTCGACGGTGCCGACACCGCCGACGGTCTGCCCGACGGCAACCACATCGACAACGCCAACATGGCAACCCCACCCGATGGCACACCGCCGACGATGCAGATGTACCTGTGGCACCAGCCGGGTACGAGCAACGAGGAAGACCCGTTCCTTCCGACGAGCGGCGCATTCGACACCTCCGTGCTGCTGCACGAATACACCCACGGTCTGTCCAACCGCCTGGTCACCGACGCGGCCGGCAACTCGACCCTGAACAGCCTGCAGGCGGGTTCGATGGGTGAGGCATGGAGCGACTACTACGCCATGGACTACCTGGTCACCAAGGGGTTCGAGAAGGACACCCCGAACAAGGACGGCCAGGTACTCGAGGGCAAGTACGTCGCCGCCGGGCAGGTCTTCCGTACGCAGGCGATCGACTGCCCGGTGGACGCCACTTCCAAGAAGTGCCGCGGCATCGACGGTTCCAAGGGCGGATACACCTACGGCGACGTGCCGACGATCGGCGGCTCCCCAGAGGTCCATTCCTCCGGAGAGGTGTGGTCGCAGACGCTGTGGGACGTACGTACCGCGCTCGGCCACCGTACGGCCGGCATGCTCGCCACTCGCGCAATGGAGCTGTCACCCGACGATCCGAGCATGCTCGACATGCGCAACGCGATCCTGCAGGCCGATAAGGTCGCCTACGACGGCGCACACAAGAAGCAGCTGTGGAAGATCTTCGCCGAACGCGGCATGGGCTGGTTCGCCGGTTCGGTCGACGGCGGCGACACGCGGCCGGCCGAGAACTTCAAGACGCCGCCGGCGCCGCAGAAGCCGATGGGCACCCTGCAGGGCAAGGTGACCGACGCCATCAGCGGCGACCCGGTCAAGGGTGCGATGGTGCACATCACCGGCCACGACTCGGGCTACATCGGCAGCTTCGCCGACACGACCGACGCATCCGGTACGTACACGATCCCGAACGTCCCGGTCGGCAAGTACGCGAAGGTCGTCGTGTCGACACCCGGCTACGAGGTCATCTCCAAGGCCGTGCGCGTGAAGTCGCCGGGCACGGCGAAGGCCTGGTCCATCCGCAAGGACTTCGCCGCGAGCAGCGCCGGCGGCAGCGTGACCTCGTTCGACGGACCCGACTACACCCCGTACGCCTGCGGTCCCGACGGCGCGATCGACCTGAGCCAAGGCACCGGCTGGGGCAGCACGACCGGCGACGATGAGGGCACGCCGACCGATACACCCGAGCCGAAGGCGATCACCGTCAAGCTGGCCGAGCCGATCGACATCACCGCCGACGAGGAGACGACGGCGTTCGCGGTCGACCCGACGGCGACCTGCGGCGACTCCGGCAGCAGTTCGACGGGCGAGTACAAGATCGAGGTCTCTACCGACGGTGACAGCTGGGAGACCGCCGTCGACGGCACCGGCGACAACGCGTTCGGCGAGGAGAACCGGTTCGTGTACACGAACGTTCCGTCGTCGATCGACGCGGCGGGTGTCGAGTACGTGCGATTCACGATGCTCAGCCCGCAGGTGCCCGATATCGGCACGAACTGCCCCGACGGTGCGTACGGCGGCTGTGCGTACATGGACATGACCGAGCTGGAGGTCTTCGGTACGCCGGCCGAGTAGCCCAACACCCCCGGTGAGCCGCCCGTTTCTGCCCCAGAATCGATCAGAATGGGGCAGAAACGTGCGGCTCACGGTGGTTGGGCCGGCCGCTGCCGGAGGTGATCCATGAGTAGACCTGTCCCCGCGGCGACGGCCGCGCTGCGGGTGCTGCGGTTTCTGTCGGCGCAGGCGGCGCCGGTACCTGCCGCCCGGCTGGCCGACGAGGCAGGACTTCCGCGGTCGTCCGCGTACCACCTGCTCACTGCGATGGAGCGGGAAGGCTTCGTGACGCACTACGCCGACGACCGGCTCTGGGGCA
The sequence above is drawn from the Nocardioidaceae bacterium SCSIO 66511 genome and encodes:
- a CDS encoding M36 family metallopeptidase, translating into MGKKSGMLVVSIATMTGLAVLNPASATSASDAAPGGDSPAASSTARERMSFYDSREGTPAHQVATAHETATAKQSANVRALRRSVGTDAEVSIDPVTGTPRNLASRDGYLTSPSSAPARRVAMSYVRQHINALGLTRDDLSSFHLRKSYTDSVGTTHLAWQQLVDGIPVFGNGLEAHVTSSGELISLQGSPVSGIADLSADESSTPAISAGDARSDAADDVGGEADASAAKRSTRSTSTVWNNGDRAGLVWFADGDDVRLGWSTYTQAGDTLAYSHVLDATDGDVLYRRDLVDFEKGDAWTYPNYPGAKRGGDATKVNVFKKSWLKRGAKWLNGKFAIAWSDVDDNNQVTKAEKTPVPGTKKHPQFKLKPIKAGNKLCKSFVCTWDPETPNSWKKNRKADVTNAFVTASKFHDYLAKAPFGFTGAAGNFEANDRDPVLLNALDGADTADGLPDGNHIDNANMATPPDGTPPTMQMYLWHQPGTSNEEDPFLPTSGAFDTSVLLHEYTHGLSNRLVTDAAGNSTLNSLQAGSMGEAWSDYYAMDYLVTKGFEKDTPNKDGQVLEGKYVAAGQVFRTQAIDCPVDATSKKCRGIDGSKGGYTYGDVPTIGGSPEVHSSGEVWSQTLWDVRTALGHRTAGMLATRAMELSPDDPSMLDMRNAILQADKVAYDGAHKKQLWKIFAERGMGWFAGSVDGGDTRPAENFKTPPAPQKPMGTLQGKVTDAISGDPVKGAMVHITGHDSGYIGSFADTTDASGTYTIPNVPVGKYAKVVVSTPGYEVISKAVRVKSPGTAKAWSIRKDFAASSAGGSVTSFDGPDYTPYACGPDGAIDLSQGTGWGSTTGDDEGTPTDTPEPKAITVKLAEPIDITADEETTAFAVDPTATCGDSGSSSTGEYKIEVSTDGDSWETAVDGTGDNAFGEENRFVYTNVPSSIDAAGVEYVRFTMLSPQVPDIGTNCPDGAYGGCAYMDMTELEVFGTPAE